Proteins encoded by one window of Sulfurimonas crateris:
- a CDS encoding COG3400 family protein codes for MKKILIIGDGEVSKHFINRIIDTHTSENIYYVVETKAKKYKNVNPSRFKFYEFDPTSLYKLANLLKMEFVQVIIVMDSKMDVQYTIKNIRSIKKQLRIIVLNKWKLENEDSNVVLIDSNEILSSRLIDYLPNVPVIAQNVGIGEGEIMEVLVPFGSSFIYKHIGVIEQKEWRIVAIYRNRKLIMPNRRRMIQPNDLLLLVGDPTVLKSVYRAIKRELGQFPEPFGSNLYLYLDMDILDLKTVEDFIKRAIFIHDKLGHTLIIRVVNPSDFDVVWMIKKYRAENIVIDINYDATDLKQSLFNDIKTYHIGLVIVSNEIFDDYEMRTTLFEAQVPVFKIADRELSSVKDASIILGDNRDLEKISSTIFDVAEQMSLHIELYNYMNEHQEAKEQVIEHYYNLASIFSKSIKVIKESENPIKKLKQKDDFIQIIPFTKKLTKRKIYSILSTDSERLYHKLDANHQIFIPVQI; via the coding sequence ATGAAAAAAATATTGATTATCGGTGACGGTGAAGTATCCAAACACTTTATAAACAGAATTATTGATACTCACACTAGTGAGAACATCTACTATGTAGTAGAGACCAAAGCAAAAAAATATAAAAATGTAAATCCGTCACGTTTTAAATTTTACGAGTTTGATCCTACAAGCCTCTATAAGCTTGCCAATCTTCTTAAGATGGAGTTCGTTCAGGTTATCATCGTTATGGACAGCAAAATGGATGTCCAGTACACTATTAAGAACATCAGAAGTATTAAAAAGCAGCTGCGCATAATTGTTCTGAATAAATGGAAGCTAGAAAACGAAGACTCAAACGTCGTCTTGATAGACTCAAATGAGATCCTCTCATCAAGACTGATCGATTATCTGCCTAATGTCCCGGTCATCGCTCAAAATGTCGGAATAGGCGAGGGTGAGATAATGGAGGTCCTTGTTCCGTTTGGAAGTTCATTTATCTACAAACACATCGGTGTCATCGAGCAAAAAGAGTGGCGAATCGTTGCTATATACAGAAACAGAAAACTGATAATGCCAAACCGCAGAAGAATGATCCAGCCAAACGACCTTCTGCTTTTAGTCGGCGATCCGACCGTTTTAAAATCAGTCTACAGGGCTATAAAAAGAGAGCTTGGACAGTTTCCTGAACCATTTGGATCCAACCTTTACCTCTATCTGGATATGGATATTTTAGATCTCAAAACCGTAGAAGATTTTATAAAAAGAGCGATCTTTATACATGACAAACTAGGGCACACTTTGATAATTAGGGTTGTAAATCCAAGTGATTTTGATGTGGTCTGGATGATAAAAAAGTATAGAGCAGAAAATATTGTTATAGATATAAACTACGATGCAACAGATTTAAAACAGAGCCTCTTTAACGACATAAAGACATATCATATAGGTTTGGTGATCGTCTCTAACGAGATATTTGACGATTATGAGATGAGAACGACGCTCTTTGAAGCTCAGGTGCCTGTTTTCAAAATTGCAGACAGAGAACTCTCAAGCGTAAAAGATGCATCTATCATACTCGGTGACAACCGTGATCTAGAGAAGATATCCTCTACAATATTTGACGTTGCCGAGCAGATGAGCCTTCATATTGAGCTTTACAACTATATGAACGAACATCAAGAGGCAAAAGAGCAGGTGATCGAGCACTACTATAACCTTGCGAGCATCTTCTCAAAGAGCATTAAGGTCATTAAAGAGAGCGAAAATCCTATAAAAAAATTAAAACAAAAAGATGATTTTATACAGATCATACCTTTTACAAAAAAATTAACAAAAAGAAAAATCTACTCCATTCTCTCAACTGACAGCGAAAGACTCTACCACAAACTAGACGCTAATCATCAGATATTTATCCCCGTGCAGATCTGA